In Anaerostipes hadrus ATCC 29173 = JCM 17467, a single genomic region encodes these proteins:
- a CDS encoding aldose epimerase family protein has product MMKVRMIEQRDNGVCLFELKNDEIKVITSNLGCHVLSVFTKDREGNFGDVVLGFENVEDCWHGDGSYMGAIAGRVANRIGDAKFELNGKTYELAANNGKNSLHGGIKGFNQKIFKYELLEDGIRFIYLSPDMEEGYPGNLYLKVVYRLCDNTLKMEYEAVSDQDTLINITNHSYFNLSAGKDKIYHHQLKVKADEIACVDENCLANGTFLKIENTPFDFKEFHEIGERINDDHEQLKLAGGYDHSFMVKDEDDQLVLYDKETGRKMTMTTTLPCIQVYTGNFLSGGCNGKGGKPYENRDGVALEAQFLPNSIHIEKEPKVILRKGEEYEAVTTYRFEVE; this is encoded by the coding sequence ATGATGAAAGTAAGAATGATAGAACAAAGAGATAACGGAGTCTGCTTATTCGAATTAAAAAATGATGAGATCAAAGTGATCACAAGTAACCTTGGATGTCATGTATTATCTGTATTTACAAAAGACAGAGAAGGAAACTTTGGGGATGTTGTTCTTGGATTTGAGAATGTGGAAGATTGTTGGCATGGAGATGGAAGTTACATGGGAGCGATCGCCGGACGTGTTGCAAATCGTATCGGAGATGCAAAGTTTGAATTAAATGGAAAGACATACGAATTGGCAGCAAACAATGGAAAGAATTCTCTCCATGGAGGAATCAAAGGATTTAATCAAAAGATATTTAAATATGAATTGTTGGAAGATGGAATCCGTTTTATCTATCTCTCACCAGATATGGAAGAAGGATATCCGGGAAATCTTTATCTGAAAGTTGTGTATCGTTTATGCGATAATACATTAAAAATGGAATATGAAGCAGTATCCGATCAGGATACACTGATCAATATCACAAATCATTCTTACTTTAATTTATCTGCTGGAAAAGATAAAATTTATCATCATCAGTTAAAGGTAAAAGCGGATGAGATTGCATGTGTTGATGAAAACTGTCTTGCCAATGGAACATTTTTAAAGATAGAAAACACACCATTTGACTTTAAAGAATTTCATGAGATCGGAGAGCGGATCAACGATGATCATGAACAGTTAAAACTTGCCGGAGGTTATGATCATTCTTTTATGGTAAAAGATGAAGATGACCAGTTAGTTCTATATGACAAAGAAACTGGAAGAAAAATGACGATGACAACAACACTTCCATGCATTCAGGTATACACAGGAAACTTCCTGTCTGGCGGATGTAATGGAAAAGGTGGGAAACCATATGAAAACAGAGATGGTGTTGCCTTAGAAGCCCAGTTCTTACCAAACTCCATACATATAGAAAAAGAACCAAAGGTAATTTTAAGAAAAGGCGAAGAATACGAAGCAGTAACAACATATCGATTTGAGGTGGAATAA
- a CDS encoding galactokinase, with amino-acid sequence MPNSIKKLEEAFKEGKYDQLLKDIYVDESVLAYQQERYIKALESFKDIYGEKEVEIYSAPGRSEVGGNHTDHQFGKVLATSINLDAIAIVAKRDDDVIDLKSEGYERIIVSLSSFDPAKAEKGTSQALIQGVASKLKEEGYKIGGFEAYVTSDVLNGAGMSSSAAFEVLIGNILSGLYNDMKIDPVFLAQAGQYAENVYFGKPCGLMDQMASSIGGLINIDFEDPQSPKIKKVEVDFEEYGHSLCIVDTKGSHADLTDDYAAIPYEMKKVANYFNQEALREVDKDDFYLNLPKIREILGDRAVLRAMHLFEENKRVDQQVKALEEGDFDTFKKLIKESGDSSFKYLQNVYSSHDLTNQSVSIGLAISDISLGDKGVSRVHGGGFAGTIQAFVPNDIVSMYKKNMEHVFGEGACHVLKVRPYGGMKVL; translated from the coding sequence ATGCCGAACAGTATTAAAAAATTAGAAGAAGCTTTTAAAGAAGGGAAATATGATCAGTTATTAAAAGATATCTATGTAGATGAAAGTGTTCTTGCATATCAGCAGGAACGTTATATCAAAGCATTAGAATCCTTTAAAGATATTTATGGAGAAAAAGAAGTAGAAATCTATAGTGCTCCAGGAAGAAGTGAAGTAGGAGGAAACCACACAGACCATCAGTTTGGAAAAGTTCTTGCAACTTCCATTAACTTGGATGCGATCGCAATCGTTGCAAAAAGAGATGACGATGTGATCGATCTGAAATCAGAAGGATATGAAAGAATCATAGTAAGTCTTAGTTCTTTTGACCCAGCCAAAGCAGAAAAAGGAACATCACAGGCACTGATTCAGGGAGTTGCTTCTAAATTAAAAGAAGAAGGATATAAAATCGGTGGATTTGAAGCTTATGTAACAAGTGATGTATTAAATGGGGCTGGAATGTCATCTTCTGCTGCATTTGAAGTATTGATCGGAAATATTTTATCTGGGTTATATAACGATATGAAGATCGATCCTGTATTTTTGGCGCAGGCCGGACAGTATGCAGAGAATGTATACTTTGGAAAACCATGTGGATTGATGGATCAGATGGCATCTTCCATTGGAGGTCTGATCAATATTGATTTTGAAGATCCTCAAAGTCCAAAGATCAAAAAGGTTGAAGTGGATTTTGAAGAATATGGACACAGCTTATGCATTGTGGATACAAAAGGATCTCATGCAGATTTAACAGATGATTATGCAGCAATTCCATACGAAATGAAGAAAGTTGCCAATTACTTTAATCAGGAAGCATTAAGAGAAGTTGATAAAGATGATTTTTACTTAAATCTACCAAAGATCAGAGAAATCTTAGGAGATAGAGCAGTTCTTCGTGCAATGCATTTATTTGAGGAAAATAAACGTGTAGATCAGCAGGTAAAAGCTTTAGAAGAAGGAGATTTTGATACATTTAAGAAATTGATCAAAGAATCTGGTGATTCATCCTTTAAATATTTACAAAATGTATATTCAAGCCATGACCTGACAAATCAGAGTGTATCGATCGGATTGGCGATCAGTGATATTTCATTAGGTGATAAAGGAGTCAGCCGAGTTCATGGCGGAGGATTTGCAGGAACGATTCAGGCGTTTGTGCCAAATGATATTGTTAGTATGTACAAAAAGAACATGGAACATGTATTTGGTGAAGGAGCATGTCATGTCTTAAAAGTACGTCCATACGGAGGAATGAAGGTATTATAA
- the melB gene encoding melibiose:sodium transporter MelB, which translates to MGTTNGKVPGRVKYTFAFGALGKDLIYGMMATFAMIYFTDVLKVSPGFVGIVFFVAKLWDAFNDLFMGMIVDNTRSRFGKFVPWLVIGTLVNSVVFVVLFTDFKLTGTSLCIFVAVIYVLWGMTYTIMDIPYWSVIPNLTSDPHEREVVSVLPRIFASIGQSLVIAGFGVQIIAALGGGYIGYHRFAMIIAGTFILTIGVAVCNLKVKENNAPSEKISFKDVFSIIKKNDQLQSAVGLILLYNVGIQFIMGVAVYYFTYVCGNANMLSAFMISASIAEVVGLIIFPEVAKKLSRHTSFLLACILPFIGLALLLVVGFVCPQNIVLTAVAGVIVKTGTGLELGCATVFLSDVVDYGEYKLGTRNESVVFSLQTLIVKFTAALTSLFIGFALERTGYIPNPNAVQSALTLNSIRFLMCAIPAVSMLVAYVVYKKAYHLDDSFMKKVIQTIEERRANRNAEQY; encoded by the coding sequence ATGGGAACAACTAATGGAAAGGTTCCAGGCAGAGTAAAATATACTTTTGCATTTGGAGCATTGGGAAAAGATTTAATTTATGGAATGATGGCGACATTCGCTATGATCTACTTTACGGATGTATTGAAAGTATCACCGGGGTTTGTAGGAATCGTTTTCTTCGTAGCAAAACTTTGGGATGCATTTAACGATCTGTTTATGGGAATGATCGTAGATAACACAAGATCACGCTTTGGAAAATTCGTACCATGGCTAGTGATCGGAACTTTAGTCAATTCCGTTGTGTTTGTCGTATTATTTACTGACTTTAAATTAACAGGAACTTCACTTTGCATCTTCGTTGCAGTGATCTATGTATTATGGGGAATGACTTATACGATTATGGATATTCCATACTGGTCTGTAATTCCAAACCTTACATCAGATCCACACGAACGAGAAGTTGTTTCCGTTTTACCTAGAATTTTCGCAAGCATTGGACAGTCATTAGTCATCGCAGGATTCGGTGTTCAGATCATTGCAGCATTAGGTGGAGGATATATCGGATATCATCGTTTTGCTATGATTATTGCAGGAACATTTATTCTTACGATCGGTGTTGCAGTTTGTAACCTGAAAGTCAAAGAAAACAATGCACCAAGTGAGAAGATTTCTTTCAAAGATGTATTCTCAATCATTAAGAAAAATGACCAGTTACAGTCAGCTGTAGGACTGATTCTTTTATATAATGTAGGAATTCAGTTTATCATGGGTGTTGCAGTTTACTACTTTACATATGTATGTGGAAATGCCAACATGTTATCAGCCTTCATGATCAGCGCATCTATCGCAGAAGTTGTTGGGTTGATCATCTTCCCAGAAGTAGCAAAGAAATTATCCAGACATACATCATTTTTACTGGCATGTATTTTACCATTTATTGGTTTAGCATTATTATTAGTCGTTGGATTTGTATGCCCACAGAATATCGTATTAACAGCAGTTGCAGGAGTGATCGTAAAGACAGGAACAGGATTAGAACTTGGATGTGCGACAGTATTCTTATCTGATGTCGTTGACTATGGTGAGTACAAACTGGGAACAAGAAATGAATCCGTTGTATTCTCTTTACAGACATTGATCGTAAAATTCACAGCGGCTTTAACATCACTTTTCATTGGATTTGCACTGGAACGTACAGGATATATTCCAAATCCAAACGCAGTACAGTCTGCATTAACATTAAATTCTATTCGATTTTTAATGTGTGCGATCCCAGCGGTGTCCATGCTTGTAGCCTATGTAGTTTATAAAAAAGCCTATCATTTGGATGACAGTTTCATGAAGAAAGTTATTCAGACAATCGAAGAAAGGAGAGCAAATCGCAATGCCGAACAGTATTAA
- a CDS encoding LacI family DNA-binding transcriptional regulator: protein MATIKDIAQKASVSAATVSRILNQDDTLSVTDETKQRVLKVAQELNYTKHLKNTVEKSISIGIFQWYSVFQELEDPYYQAIRVGIEKYCADHNIHVVRAFQSDCNYPDTLKDLQGLICIGKFNKSQIKSFQKLNSNTIFVDMKTPKIYCDTINLDFQQAVTEALDYLYDLGHRKIAYLGGKEVLADNSVYFEERKDTFINFCQEHSIDHKSFIYEGDYSAESGYNMTKQMIADGDLPTAIFSASDPLAIGAMRALYENGYKIPDDISIIGFDDISVASFSNPPLTTIHTPAEFMGEYAAHYILLRTKEDSLEQQTPIRLTLPCNLIVRNSCAAPRKQS from the coding sequence ATGGCAACAATCAAAGACATTGCACAGAAAGCATCTGTTTCTGCTGCAACTGTATCAAGAATTTTAAACCAAGACGATACCCTGAGTGTAACCGACGAAACAAAACAGCGCGTTTTAAAGGTTGCCCAGGAATTAAATTATACAAAGCATCTAAAAAATACCGTTGAAAAATCGATTTCTATCGGTATCTTTCAATGGTATTCTGTCTTTCAGGAACTGGAAGATCCTTATTATCAGGCAATCCGTGTCGGTATTGAAAAATATTGTGCCGATCATAATATCCACGTTGTCCGTGCTTTCCAGAGCGATTGCAATTATCCTGACACACTCAAGGATCTTCAAGGTCTGATTTGTATTGGTAAATTTAATAAATCTCAGATTAAGTCTTTTCAAAAACTTAATTCCAACACTATTTTTGTTGATATGAAGACACCAAAGATTTATTGTGATACGATCAATCTTGATTTCCAACAGGCAGTTACTGAAGCATTAGATTATTTGTATGATCTTGGCCATCGAAAGATTGCTTATCTTGGCGGGAAGGAAGTTCTCGCTGATAACAGTGTATATTTTGAAGAACGTAAAGATACCTTCATCAACTTCTGCCAGGAACATTCCATTGACCATAAATCTTTTATTTATGAGGGAGATTATTCTGCTGAATCCGGATATAACATGACAAAACAAATGATTGCTGATGGCGACCTTCCAACCGCTATTTTCTCTGCCAGTGATCCTCTTGCAATCGGTGCAATGCGTGCTTTATATGAGAATGGTTATAAAATTCCAGATGATATATCCATCATTGGTTTTGATGATATCAGCGTTGCAAGTTTTTCAAACCCTCCGCTGACAACGATTCATACACCGGCTGAATTTATGGGAGAATATGCTGCTCATTATATTTTACTTCGGACAAAAGAAGATTCTCTGGAGCAGCAGACTCCGATTCGTCTGACACTTCCATGTAATCTTATTGTCCGTAACTCTTGTGCTGCTCCGCGCAAACAGTCATAA
- a CDS encoding L-fucose/L-arabinose isomerase family protein, with protein sequence MNNMPKTKIGIVAVSRDCFPESLSVTRREALIKAYKEKYDPEDIYECPVCIVESEIHMVQALEDIKKAGCDALVVYLGNFGPEISETLLAKHFDGPKMFVAAAEESGDNLLDGRGDAYCGMLNASYNLKLRNIKAYIPEYPVGTAEECADMIHEFLPIARTVKALSELKIISFGPRPLNFLACNAPIKPLYDLGIEIEENSELDLFEAFNQHEGDERIPAIIKEMEEELGAGNKKPEILSKLAQYELTLKDWIRDHKGYRKYVTIAGKCWPAFQTQFGFVPCYVNSRLAAQGIPVSCEVDIYGALSEFIGTVVSQDAVTLLDINNSVPADMYNEEIKDNYDYTQKDTFMGFHCGNTAKSKLSFCEMKYQKIMARTLPEEVTQGTLEGDIAPGDITFFRLQSTADTKLRAYVAQGEILPVATRSFGSIGVFAIPEMGRFYRHVLIEKNFPHHGAVAFGHFGKTLYEVFKYIGVDVDEIGFNQPKNMLYKTENPFS encoded by the coding sequence ATGAATAATATGCCAAAAACAAAGATCGGGATCGTAGCAGTCAGTCGTGACTGCTTCCCAGAAAGTTTATCAGTTACAAGAAGAGAAGCATTGATAAAAGCATATAAAGAAAAATATGATCCTGAGGACATTTATGAATGTCCAGTCTGTATCGTGGAGAGTGAGATTCACATGGTACAGGCATTAGAAGATATTAAAAAAGCAGGATGTGATGCATTAGTTGTTTATCTTGGAAACTTTGGACCAGAAATCTCAGAAACACTTCTTGCAAAACACTTTGATGGACCAAAGATGTTTGTGGCAGCAGCTGAGGAAAGTGGTGATAACCTCTTAGATGGAAGAGGAGATGCATATTGTGGAATGTTAAATGCAAGTTATAATCTGAAATTAAGAAATATAAAAGCATATATTCCTGAATATCCAGTAGGAACAGCAGAAGAATGTGCAGATATGATCCATGAATTTTTGCCAATCGCAAGAACAGTAAAAGCATTAAGTGAATTGAAGATCATAAGTTTTGGACCAAGACCACTGAATTTCCTTGCATGTAATGCACCGATCAAACCATTATATGATCTTGGAATCGAAATTGAAGAAAACTCAGAATTAGATTTATTTGAAGCATTTAATCAGCATGAAGGGGATGAAAGAATTCCTGCAATCATAAAAGAAATGGAAGAAGAACTGGGTGCAGGAAATAAAAAACCAGAGATTCTTTCCAAGCTTGCACAGTATGAACTGACATTAAAAGACTGGATCAGGGATCATAAAGGTTACAGAAAATATGTAACAATTGCCGGAAAATGCTGGCCAGCATTCCAGACTCAGTTTGGATTTGTACCATGTTATGTAAACAGTCGTTTGGCAGCACAGGGAATTCCAGTATCCTGTGAAGTAGATATCTATGGTGCATTAAGCGAATTTATTGGAACGGTTGTAAGTCAGGATGCTGTGACATTATTAGATATCAACAACTCCGTACCAGCAGATATGTATAATGAAGAAATTAAAGATAACTATGACTATACACAAAAAGATACATTTATGGGATTCCATTGTGGAAACACAGCAAAATCTAAATTATCTTTCTGTGAGATGAAATATCAGAAGATCATGGCAAGAACATTACCGGAAGAAGTGACACAGGGAACATTAGAAGGTGATATCGCGCCAGGAGATATTACATTCTTCCGTTTACAAAGTACAGCAGATACAAAATTAAGAGCATACGTTGCACAAGGAGAAATTCTTCCAGTAGCAACAAGATCTTTCGGATCTATTGGTGTATTTGCTATCCCAGAAATGGGAAGATTTTACCGCCATGTACTGATCGAAAAGAATTTCCCACACCATGGAGCTGTTGCTTTTGGTCATTTTGGAAAAACTTTATATGAAGTATTCAAATACATTGGTGTTGATGTCGATGAGATTGGATTTAATCAGCCAAAGAATATGCTTTATAAGACTGAGAATCCATTTTCATAA
- a CDS encoding ABC transporter permease subunit, which yields MAMVEKIKNKLRGNGFLLAVTIVLFFVLYIAGAILYGDRNFTSPQVFLNLFISNAGLIIAAVGMTFVLITGGIDISIGSVIGVVCMMLAWMMEVKHMSAVVAIILVLAFGVIFGLVQGFLVAYLKIQPFIVTLGGMFFARGLTALISSDMISIENPTFLSLANYRIYFGFITYYNNRGVAMHPYIYLSVVIALLVVAISFVILRYTKFGRAVFAVGGNEQSALLMGLNPKVTKLKVYVLNGFLASLAGFAFCLNSCGGFVEQARGFEMDAIAAAVIGGTLLTGGVGTVVGSLFGSLIKGIIETIITFQGTLSSWWTRIVIALLLCFFVILQSVFKSIREKRLAQGNEK from the coding sequence ATGGCAATGGTAGAGAAAATTAAAAATAAACTTAGAGGAAATGGATTTTTGCTTGCAGTTACGATCGTATTATTCTTCGTGCTCTATATTGCAGGTGCGATCCTTTACGGAGATCGAAACTTTACAAGCCCACAGGTGTTTTTAAACTTGTTCATTAGTAATGCTGGATTGATCATTGCAGCCGTTGGTATGACATTTGTACTGATCACAGGAGGAATCGATATTTCGATCGGTTCCGTCATCGGTGTTGTTTGTATGATGCTTGCATGGATGATGGAAGTGAAGCATATGAGCGCAGTCGTTGCAATTATTCTGGTATTAGCATTTGGTGTGATCTTCGGATTGGTTCAAGGATTTTTAGTAGCTTATTTAAAAATACAGCCATTCATCGTAACACTAGGAGGAATGTTCTTTGCCAGAGGTCTTACAGCATTGATTAGTTCCGATATGATCAGTATTGAAAATCCAACATTTTTAAGTCTTGCAAACTATCGAATTTATTTTGGATTTATTACATATTACAACAACCGAGGAGTTGCAATGCATCCTTATATCTACCTAAGTGTTGTCATTGCATTATTGGTTGTAGCGATTTCCTTTGTGATCCTTCGATACACAAAATTTGGACGTGCCGTATTTGCAGTAGGTGGAAATGAACAGTCTGCATTATTAATGGGATTAAATCCTAAAGTTACAAAATTAAAAGTTTATGTGTTAAATGGATTTTTAGCATCATTAGCTGGATTTGCTTTCTGCTTAAACTCTTGTGGTGGATTCGTAGAGCAGGCCAGAGGATTTGAGATGGATGCGATCGCAGCAGCAGTTATTGGTGGAACACTTTTAACAGGAGGTGTTGGAACTGTCGTAGGATCACTATTTGGATCACTGATCAAGGGTATCATTGAAACGATCATTACATTCCAGGGAACATTATCATCCTGGTGGACAAGAATCGTGATCGCATTACTTCTTTGCTTCTTCGTAATCTTACAGAGTGTATTTAAATCAATTCGTGAGAAGCGTCTTGCACAAGGTAATGAAAAGTAG
- a CDS encoding ABC transporter permease, giving the protein MDKLKKMTSYRLFWPIVCLALVLLFNLIKSPSFFEISIKNGVLYGYLVDIFNRSSELIILAVGMTLCVASSAGTDISVGAIMALSGAVSVYLLGSGETYAIPWIAAILIGLVVSVLCGMWNGFLVANMKIQPMVATLILFTAGRGMAQLITGGNNLYVKVDSFKYLGGFLPHIPVPTPILVAIIVVILATLFLNKTATKLYIESVGINPRASRLFGLNSTKIIFITYAACGLCAGIAGMIATSRITSIDANNVGNLMELDAILAVALGGNSLAGGKFSVAGSVIGAITIQALSTTLYAMKVTGDQLPLYKAIVVIIIVTLQSPEFKKYLNRIKAKRAAKTAGEKVA; this is encoded by the coding sequence ATGGATAAATTAAAAAAGATGACATCATATCGCCTCTTCTGGCCAATTGTATGTCTGGCACTTGTATTATTATTTAACCTTATAAAATCCCCATCATTTTTTGAAATCTCAATTAAAAATGGTGTGTTATATGGATATCTGGTCGATATTTTCAACCGATCCAGTGAATTGATCATCTTAGCAGTTGGTATGACACTTTGTGTAGCATCCAGTGCAGGAACTGATATCTCTGTCGGAGCGATCATGGCATTATCAGGAGCTGTATCTGTTTATCTTCTTGGAAGTGGAGAAACATATGCAATTCCTTGGATCGCAGCAATCCTGATTGGGCTTGTGGTATCTGTATTATGTGGTATGTGGAACGGATTCTTAGTTGCGAATATGAAGATCCAGCCAATGGTAGCAACCTTGATCTTATTTACCGCAGGACGAGGAATGGCACAGTTGATCACAGGTGGAAATAACTTATATGTCAAAGTGGACAGCTTTAAGTATTTAGGAGGATTTCTGCCACATATTCCAGTTCCAACACCGATTTTGGTAGCGATCATCGTAGTCATTTTAGCAACATTATTCTTAAATAAGACAGCAACAAAATTGTATATTGAAAGTGTAGGTATCAACCCAAGAGCCAGTCGTTTGTTTGGACTGAATTCTACAAAGATCATCTTTATCACATATGCAGCCTGCGGACTTTGTGCAGGAATCGCGGGAATGATCGCAACATCAAGAATCACATCCATTGATGCAAATAACGTAGGAAACTTGATGGAATTAGATGCGATCTTAGCAGTAGCACTTGGAGGAAACTCTCTTGCAGGTGGTAAATTCTCAGTCGCAGGAAGTGTTATTGGAGCGATTACGATCCAGGCATTATCTACAACATTATATGCAATGAAAGTAACTGGAGATCAGCTTCCACTTTATAAAGCGATCGTGGTTATCATAATCGTGACATTACAGTCTCCAGAATTTAAGAAATACTTAAATCGTATTAAAGCAAAACGTGCAGCAAAAACTGCTGGAGAGAAGGTGGCATAA
- a CDS encoding sugar ABC transporter ATP-binding protein — MSDEKKTVLSMRHINKTFPGVKALSDAQLTLREGEIHALMGENGAGKSTLIKVLTGVEEFETGEIIMDGKSIINTSPQEAGNNGISTVYQEVNLCPNLTVAENIFIGREPMKMGRIDWKTMNTQAQKILDNLELEIDATQELENYSVAIQQMVAIARAVDIQSKVLILDEPTSSLDEGEVEKLFKVMNMLKKRGTAIVFVTHFLEQVYAVCDRITVLRNGHFVGEYKTEELPRFKLVATMMGKEFDDLADIKGSGTSSKKQSDEVVIEAKGLYHKGTIKPFDIKIHKGEVVGLSGLLGSGRSELVRAIYGADKPDGGELYVKGEKLDVKAPIDAMHKGMAYCPEDRKVEGIIADLSVRENMILALQAKRGMFKLMSRKEQEELTDKYIKMLQVKTASRETPIKSLSGGNQQKVILGRWLMTEPDFLILDEPTRGIDVGTKTEIQKLVVKLANEGMSVVFISSEVEEMLRTVTHMGILRDGEKVGELEESELSQENVMKAIAGGDK; from the coding sequence ATGAGTGATGAAAAGAAGACAGTTCTATCCATGCGACATATTAATAAAACATTCCCAGGAGTGAAAGCACTGTCCGATGCACAGCTTACATTGAGAGAAGGAGAGATTCATGCCTTAATGGGAGAAAATGGTGCAGGAAAATCTACACTGATCAAAGTTCTTACAGGAGTTGAGGAATTTGAGACAGGTGAGATCATCATGGATGGAAAAAGTATTATTAACACATCCCCTCAAGAAGCGGGAAACAATGGAATCAGCACCGTTTATCAGGAAGTAAACCTGTGTCCGAATCTAACGGTAGCAGAAAATATCTTTATCGGAAGAGAACCAATGAAAATGGGGAGGATCGACTGGAAGACGATGAATACACAGGCACAGAAGATCCTTGATAATCTGGAATTAGAAATTGATGCCACACAGGAATTGGAAAACTATTCCGTAGCGATTCAGCAGATGGTGGCGATCGCAAGAGCAGTTGACATTCAGTCAAAAGTATTGATCCTTGATGAACCAACATCAAGTCTTGATGAAGGAGAAGTTGAGAAATTATTTAAGGTTATGAATATGCTAAAGAAACGCGGAACAGCGATCGTATTCGTAACACACTTTTTGGAACAGGTCTATGCAGTCTGTGACAGGATCACAGTACTTAGAAATGGACATTTTGTAGGTGAATATAAGACAGAAGAGCTTCCAAGATTTAAATTAGTTGCAACAATGATGGGAAAAGAATTTGATGATCTGGCAGACATCAAAGGAAGTGGAACATCATCAAAGAAACAAAGCGACGAAGTTGTGATCGAAGCAAAAGGTCTTTATCATAAAGGAACGATCAAACCATTTGACATTAAGATCCATAAAGGAGAAGTTGTTGGATTATCTGGATTATTAGGATCTGGACGTTCCGAACTTGTAAGAGCGATTTATGGAGCAGATAAACCAGATGGAGGAGAATTATATGTCAAAGGAGAAAAATTAGATGTCAAAGCACCAATTGATGCAATGCATAAAGGAATGGCATATTGTCCGGAAGATCGTAAAGTAGAAGGAATCATTGCAGATCTTTCTGTAAGAGAAAACATGATCTTGGCACTTCAGGCAAAACGAGGAATGTTCAAACTGATGAGCAGAAAAGAACAGGAAGAGTTGACAGATAAGTATATTAAGATGCTGCAGGTTAAGACAGCAAGCAGAGAAACACCGATCAAATCATTAAGTGGTGGTAATCAGCAGAAAGTAATCCTCGGAAGATGGCTGATGACAGAACCAGATTTCCTGATCCTTGATGAACCAACCAGAGGTATTGATGTTGGAACAAAGACAGAGATTCAGAAATTAGTCGTAAAACTTGCAAATGAAGGAATGTCTGTTGTATTTATTTCATCCGAAGTAGAAGAAATGCTTCGTACCGTGACTCACATGGGAATCTTACGAGATGGTGAGAAAGTTGGAGAATTGGAAGAAAGTGAATTATCACAGGAAAATGTAATGAAAGCAATCGCAGGAGGTGACAAATAA